CGTGGTTGGTTTGGATGCCAGTATTATCATGCACCCCCGCGTTTGGGAAGCCAGCGGTCATGTGGCCGGGTTTTCCGACCCTATGGTGGACTGCAAAAATTGCAAAATGCGCTGGCGCCCCACAGACCTTGCCGAACCCAAATGCCCGGCCTGCGGCGGTGAGCTTACCGAATCACGCCAGTTTAACCTCATGTTTAAAACCTTTATGGGTCCTGTTGAAGAGGCGGCCAATATTGTCTATCTGCGGCCGGAAACCGCTCAGGGCATATTTGTAAATTTTGAAAACGTTTTAAATACCACCCGCAAAAAATTGCCCTTCGGTATTGCCCAGATAGGTAAATCGTTCCGCAACGAAATTACTACCGGTAACTTTATTTTCCGCTCACGCGAGTTTGAGCAGATGGAATTGGAGTATTTTGTAAAACCGGGTGCGGATGATGCCTGCTTGGAGGAATGGACTCAGTACCGCCTGAACTGGTATAAAAATCTGGGTATGAATCCTGAAAACCTCAGGCTTCGGGCTCACCGCTCTGACGAACTGGCTCACTATGCCAAGGGTTGTTATGACGTGGAATACAATTTCCCCATGGGCTGGAGTGAGCTTGAAGGTATAGCCAACAGGCGTGATTTTGACCTTACCCAGCACTCCAAATACAGCGGCAAGGCACTGGAGTATTTTGACGAAGAAACCAAAGAACACTTTATACCCTATGTAATAGAACCCTCAGCCGGGGTTGAACGCTCTACTCTGGCTTTCCTGATTGATGCTTATGCCGAAGAGCCTGACAAGGACGAAATACGGACTGTTTTGCACCTGCACCCGGCACTTGCCCCGTACAAGATAGCCGTCTTGCCTCTTTCCAAGAAAGAAATACTGTCTGATTATGCCCGCAAGATTTATGCTGACCTTAGAAAATGCTGGATGGTAGCTTACGATGACTCCCAGAGTATCGGCCGCCGTTACCGCCGTCAGGACGAAATAGGTACACCCTACTGCGTTACGGTGGATTTCCAGTCTCTGGAAGATGGCATGGTGACCATACGTGACAGGGATAGCATGGATCAAATACGGGTAAAAGTATCCGAACTTAGCTGCATTCTGGCTGCCAAGCTTTCGGGTGAGCCGTTTAACAGCTGATTTGGAGGCGAAATTGAAAATCCTCCACTTTGCAGACCTTCACATAGGGGTGGAGAATTACGGCCGTTTTGACAGTGCAACCGGGCTTTCCTCCCGGCTGGCTGATTTCTTGGCTGCTTTTGACCGTTTGGTGGCTTATGCCATTGAGAACAAAGTGGATTTGGTGGTTTTCAGCGGTGATGCTTACAAAAGCCGTGACCCTTCCCAAACTCAGCAGCGGGAGTTCGCCCGTCGGATAAGTACCCTGGCAAATAACGGCATACAGGTATTCCTGCTAGTAGGAAACCATGACCTGCCGAATGCCACCGGCAGGGCTACCACAACTGAAATATTTGACACACTTAATATTGCCAATGTGCATGTTTCCGCCAAGGCGGAAGTGCGGCTGATAAATACCCGCAGCGGTCTTATTCAGGTCGCCTCCCTGCCGTGGTTACGCCGTTCCTCTGTTCTTTCGGTCTCAAACCAGAAAGAAGAAAAAAGCCTGAGCATTGAGGAACTGAACCAGAGGGTGGAACATTATCTGGCCGGTATTATAGAAAATCTGGCAGGCCAGCTTGATAAAGATATCCCCGCCATCCTTTCCGCCCATCTTTCGGTCAATACCGCCAAACTGGGCTCCGAGCGGAATATCTCAATAGGTCACGAGCCTACAGTTATGTTAAGTAATATTGCCAACCCTGCTTTTGATTATATTGCTCTGGGGCATATCCATAAGCAGCAGGTATTGTCTTCTTCCCCTCCGGTAGTGTATCCCGGCAGTCTGGAAAGGCTGGATTTCGGTGAGGAAAAAGACGATAAAGGTTTTTATCTGGTAGAGATAGACTCCCTCAGCCGTAAAACTGAATTTGAGTTTATAAAACTGGAAGGCCGCCGTTTTTTGACTATAGAGCATACTGTAACGGCAGACAGCCTTGACCCTACTCAGGAAGTAATAAATATATTACAATCACGCCAGCCGGAAATAAAAGATGCTATAGTCCGCCTGAAACTGGAGCTGCCGGCAGAGATTGGCGGGCAGCTGCGGGATAATGATATACGGGAAGCTTTGCGTGAGGCCCATAACTTCACTGTTTCCAAAAATTTCACCCGCTCAAGCCGCCAAAGAGAGGGCGGTTTCAAAGCGGAGGGGCTTGACCCTGTTCAGGCTTTGGAACATTATTTGGATGCCAGGCAGACTTCGGCACAGGAGAAAAAGACTCTGCTGGAATATGGGCGCAGGCTGTATACTTCACTGGATAGCAAGCAGACAAAAGTTTAATACCCATTTAAAGGAATTTTAATGTCATATAATGCATCTTCAGGTACTCCGTTGGTGAAAGTTTTAGTGGAAGCCAGGCTTGGTTCACGCCGCAAAATGGCGGAGGCTATTAAGCAAGGTCTGGTTACTTTGAACGGACAGAAAGCGGAATCTTACTCCCAGCCGGTAAATACCCAGCAGGACAAGGTAACCTTTGAGGGCAAACCTGTTGAACTTAGCCGTATCCGCCGTATATACCTTATGTTAAATAAGCCGCCTGAAATAGTCTCTACCACCAGTGATGAACTGGGTCGTAAAACTGTGATGGATTTGCTCCACCGCCGTTATGAGGGGGCAGGTCTTTTCCCGGTGGGCAGGCTGGACGAGACTACTACCGGCCTTTTGTTGCTTACCAATGACGGTGAACTGACTAACCGCCTTACCCACCCCAGCTATGAAATAGAAAAAGAATACCTGATATCCATTGATGCCGCACTTACCCAGGCAGATAAAGAAAGCCTGGAAAAAGGCATGCTGCTGGATGACGGGCTGACCTCACCTGCCCGCTTAAGCCGGGTTACAGACGAACCGCCGTATAACTACAAACTGATAATACACGAAGGTAAAAAAAGGATAGTAAGGCGTATGTTTGCCCATTTGGGATACCAGATAAAGGCTTTGAAGCGCAGCCGTATAGCCACACTGCGTTTGGGCAAACTGGAAGAGGGTAAAACCCGTGAGCTTACTCCGGGAGAGATAGCCGCCCTAAAGCGTATTACCCGCCTTAAATAAGGGGTTTACGCCGCATGGTCATGCTGGGCGGAGGCAGGTTTTCCGGGCGGAGATTTAAGTTTTGGCGGCGCATCTGCCAGTCTTTAAATACCTTTAACCCCTGTTCATCATCCAGTACATTCCAGTACCGGTAGTAATCTGATACGTAAAACTTGGGCATAAACCCGTCAGCTACGGTAATTACTTCGTCGGCTGCTTTTTCCACCAGTTTGCGGGCAGTAGCCGAAGCAGCGGGTACGGCGGCAACTATTCTGGCCGGTTTTTTGCGCCTTACAGATTCTATCGCCGCCAGCATGGTGTAACCTGAGGCGAGTCCGTCATCAATGATAATAGCTGTCCGCCCGTTCAGTATGGAAAGTGTGCGGTGTCCCCTGTACAGCAGGCTTCTCTGCTGGACTTCGGCCCGTACTTTGTTGACCGTATAATGTATTTGCTGTTCGGTCATCTTCAGGTAATTTACCACTTCGTGGTTAAGCATCACCGCCCCGTCATCTGCCACTGCCCCGAAGCCTCCTTCCGGCCTTAACGGTATGGGCAGTTTACGGGAAATAATCATATCCATATCGGCATCCAGTGCCAAAGCCACCTGGGTAGCAATGGGTATACCGCCGTTAGGGATAGCCAGCACTATGGCAGATTTGTCCTTGTATTGGGTCAGTTTTTCAGCCAGCTGTCTGCCTGCATCAAATCGGTTTTCAAATATGGGCGATACCAGCGGTCTGTGCATCATGTCTCCTGTGGAATAAGTTTAAAAGCGTTTACATCTACCAGCCCCAAGTCAGTCAGGCGCAGTTCGGGTATAACAGGCAGGGCCATAAAGGATAAAGTGGCAAAGGGGGCGCTTAATTTACAGCCCAGTCCGGCTGCCTGTTTATTTATTTCTTCCAGTGCATCTACCACTTTTTCAAGCGGCTGGGTAGAAAGCAGCCCGGCTACCGGCAATGGCACCGAAGCACTTATCTTACCGTCCACCACCAGGGCAATGCCTCCGTTTATTCTTTCCAGTTCCTTTACGGCAGTGTATATATCGGCATCATTTGTGCCTACAGCTATTACATTATGCGAATCATGGGCGACAGATGAAGCTATAGCCCCTTTTTTAAGACCAAATCCCTTTATCAGCCCCCGTCCTATATTGCCGCTTTGGCAGTGTCTTTCCAATACCACTATTTTTAGCAAATCCTGTTCAATATCTGGCGTGAGAACCCCGTTTTCAGCCGGTATTTTCAGGTTTAGCCTGCGGGTTACAATCTGCCCGGGTATTACCTCTATGACAGGCATTTGGGTACTGCTGCCTTTAATCGCCAGGTCTTTGATGTCAAAAGGTTTTATGTGCATACTGCTTAGAAGTGACTTGGGGACGTGGCTTTGGGGTTTAAATAATACCTGACCCTTTTCCGCTACCAGTTCCCCTTT
This sequence is a window from Dehalococcoides mccartyi 195. Protein-coding genes within it:
- a CDS encoding glycine--tRNA ligase is translated as MDKIVSLARRRGFIFPSSEIYGGLNSCWDYGPLGVELKRNVKEAWWRYMVRDRDDVVGLDASIIMHPRVWEASGHVAGFSDPMVDCKNCKMRWRPTDLAEPKCPACGGELTESRQFNLMFKTFMGPVEEAANIVYLRPETAQGIFVNFENVLNTTRKKLPFGIAQIGKSFRNEITTGNFIFRSREFEQMELEYFVKPGADDACLEEWTQYRLNWYKNLGMNPENLRLRAHRSDELAHYAKGCYDVEYNFPMGWSELEGIANRRDFDLTQHSKYSGKALEYFDEETKEHFIPYVIEPSAGVERSTLAFLIDAYAEEPDKDEIRTVLHLHPALAPYKIAVLPLSKKEILSDYARKIYADLRKCWMVAYDDSQSIGRRYRRQDEIGTPYCVTVDFQSLEDGMVTIRDRDSMDQIRVKVSELSCILAAKLSGEPFNS
- a CDS encoding metallophosphoesterase family protein; translation: MKILHFADLHIGVENYGRFDSATGLSSRLADFLAAFDRLVAYAIENKVDLVVFSGDAYKSRDPSQTQQREFARRISTLANNGIQVFLLVGNHDLPNATGRATTTEIFDTLNIANVHVSAKAEVRLINTRSGLIQVASLPWLRRSSVLSVSNQKEEKSLSIEELNQRVEHYLAGIIENLAGQLDKDIPAILSAHLSVNTAKLGSERNISIGHEPTVMLSNIANPAFDYIALGHIHKQQVLSSSPPVVYPGSLERLDFGEEKDDKGFYLVEIDSLSRKTEFEFIKLEGRRFLTIEHTVTADSLDPTQEVINILQSRQPEIKDAIVRLKLELPAEIGGQLRDNDIREALREAHNFTVSKNFTRSSRQREGGFKAEGLDPVQALEHYLDARQTSAQEKKTLLEYGRRLYTSLDSKQTKV
- a CDS encoding pseudouridine synthase, translating into MKVLVEARLGSRRKMAEAIKQGLVTLNGQKAESYSQPVNTQQDKVTFEGKPVELSRIRRIYLMLNKPPEIVSTTSDELGRKTVMDLLHRRYEGAGLFPVGRLDETTTGLLLLTNDGELTNRLTHPSYEIEKEYLISIDAALTQADKESLEKGMLLDDGLTSPARLSRVTDEPPYNYKLIIHEGKKRIVRRMFAHLGYQIKALKRSRIATLRLGKLEEGKTRELTPGEIAALKRITRLK
- a CDS encoding phosphoribosyltransferase; the protein is MMHRPLVSPIFENRFDAGRQLAEKLTQYKDKSAIVLAIPNGGIPIATQVALALDADMDMIISRKLPIPLRPEGGFGAVADDGAVMLNHEVVNYLKMTEQQIHYTVNKVRAEVQQRSLLYRGHRTLSILNGRTAIIIDDGLASGYTMLAAIESVRRKKPARIVAAVPAASATARKLVEKAADEVITVADGFMPKFYVSDYYRYWNVLDDEQGLKVFKDWQMRRQNLNLRPENLPPPSMTMRRKPLI